A genome region from Blautia coccoides includes the following:
- a CDS encoding uroporphyrinogen decarboxylase family protein: MLTKRQNLLETIRGGNPDRYVNCHEAFAFMIDPVLTSIGGFAYTMKPGETTVNQWGVTVTFPEGCAGPLPVHSEGRAALKDITKWKDVVKAPQVVYPPEFWADIKAQADAVDRSEQFVAAFMAPGILEKVYYLMGIEETMVAFYEEPEAMHELLDFMADWELAYAKELMKYIHPDLVFHHDDFGTQTSSFLSPQMFEEFIVPAYQKVYGYFKENGCIIVHHSDTYLANLVPSLIKMGIDIHQGTIHTNNVPELVKKYGGQISFMGGLDSSIVDVIDWSHEKIAAEIEKICSQIPPKYFIPCTSMGGPDCSYPGVYDAVCEEIEKYNKKRFPAYR; this comes from the coding sequence ACTGCCATGAAGCCTTTGCCTTTATGATCGACCCTGTACTCACCAGTATCGGCGGCTTCGCTTATACCATGAAGCCTGGAGAAACTACCGTCAATCAGTGGGGAGTTACCGTAACATTCCCAGAAGGATGTGCAGGCCCTCTTCCTGTTCACAGTGAAGGACGTGCTGCGCTGAAGGACATTACAAAATGGAAAGATGTGGTGAAAGCCCCCCAAGTGGTTTACCCTCCGGAATTCTGGGCAGACATAAAAGCACAGGCAGATGCCGTAGACCGCAGTGAACAGTTTGTAGCAGCTTTTATGGCACCGGGAATACTGGAAAAAGTATATTACTTAATGGGAATCGAGGAGACAATGGTGGCTTTCTATGAAGAGCCGGAAGCTATGCATGAATTGCTGGATTTTATGGCTGATTGGGAGCTGGCCTATGCCAAAGAGCTGATGAAATACATTCATCCGGACCTCGTATTTCATCATGATGACTTTGGCACTCAGACTTCATCTTTCCTCTCCCCTCAGATGTTTGAGGAATTCATTGTTCCCGCCTATCAGAAGGTGTATGGATATTTCAAAGAAAATGGATGTATCATTGTTCACCACTCTGACACCTACCTTGCCAATCTGGTGCCCTCTCTGATCAAGATGGGAATTGATATCCACCAGGGCACCATTCATACAAACAATGTACCTGAGCTTGTAAAAAAATACGGAGGTCAGATTTCCTTCATGGGAGGCCTGGACAGCAGCATTGTGGATGTCATTGACTGGAGCCATGAAAAAATTGCAGCCGAGATAGAAAAAATCTGCAGCCAGATTCCTCCAAAATATTTTATTCCCTGTACAAGTATGGGAGGACCGGACTGTTCTTATCCAGGCGTATACGATGCTGTCTGTGAAGAAATTGAAAAATATAACAAAAAGCGTTTTCCTGCGTATAGGTGA
- a CDS encoding helix-turn-helix domain-containing protein, with translation MLVYKINVIDTLKEAGYNSTRILKENILSQSAMQKLRKGDMIGIKTLEQLCELLDMQPGNIIKYVENKNKPK, from the coding sequence ATGTTAGTTTATAAAATCAATGTCATAGACACATTAAAAGAAGCAGGCTACAACAGCACACGCATACTGAAAGAAAACATATTAAGCCAATCCGCAATGCAAAAGTTAAGAAAAGGAGATATGATTGGAATTAAGACACTTGAACAGTTATGTGAATTATTGGATATGCAGCCTGGGAATATCATTAAATATGTAGAGAACAAAAATAAACCAAAATAA
- a CDS encoding N-acetylmuramoyl-L-alanine amidase, with product MGVLIMGRATASADQMRKYLKSKNPFAAQSVLDMIPLYLSEGEVEGVKGDIAFAQSCLETGNFTFSGSAVKLDQNNFCGMGVTKKGEKGNNFPSPQLGIRAQVQHLKAYACNQPLKQGCVDPRFQFVKRGMAEYVEWLGVQENPHHTGWAAGKGYGEKILKIHKDILNMESEGKGMRINVHAGHNFKAPGASGVFSETTEDRKVKDLVISKLRAVGHTVYDCTDEDSGSVSGNLAAIVAKCNTHAVDLDVSVHFNCYNGSAHGTEVFIYNWGTAAEPYAQRIVDRIGELGYTKRGVKTNPSLYVLRHTSSPALLVECCFCDNAGDASRYTAEKMANAIVAGVTGGAMSGNAPTANNKNWLSKGDTGVEVTAWQKTLNTFGSNVNADGEFGQDTEAQTIRVQRLVGADPDGCVGEKTKAAVNTYLKKNNWIQVRDGRWWYRHSDGGYTKNAWEKIGGVWFHFDGNGWMQTGWLQDNGKWYYLKANGAMVADNLVRTGGKIYYVDKNGKMCFTDSSGALK from the coding sequence ATGGGTGTTTTGATAATGGGAAGGGCTACCGCATCGGCTGATCAGATGCGGAAGTATCTCAAAAGTAAGAATCCATTTGCGGCGCAGTCGGTGCTGGATATGATCCCCTTGTATTTGTCAGAGGGGGAAGTTGAGGGTGTCAAAGGCGATATCGCTTTTGCACAGTCCTGTCTGGAAACAGGGAATTTCACTTTCTCTGGTTCTGCTGTCAAACTGGATCAGAACAATTTCTGCGGAATGGGAGTAACAAAAAAGGGGGAGAAGGGAAACAATTTCCCTAGCCCTCAATTGGGAATACGTGCGCAGGTGCAGCACTTAAAGGCATATGCCTGCAACCAGCCGTTGAAGCAGGGATGTGTAGACCCCCGTTTTCAATTTGTAAAGCGCGGGATGGCAGAATACGTGGAATGGTTGGGAGTACAGGAGAATCCGCATCACACTGGATGGGCGGCGGGAAAAGGATACGGTGAGAAAATCCTGAAAATACATAAGGATATTTTGAATATGGAAAGTGAGGGAAAAGGAATGAGAATTAATGTACATGCAGGGCACAATTTTAAGGCTCCAGGAGCTTCAGGAGTATTCTCTGAAACAACCGAAGACAGGAAGGTAAAAGACTTGGTGATTAGTAAGCTCCGCGCGGTAGGGCATACAGTATATGATTGTACCGATGAGGATTCCGGCAGTGTAAGCGGAAACCTTGCAGCTATCGTGGCGAAATGCAATACCCATGCCGTAGATCTGGATGTGTCCGTCCATTTCAACTGCTATAATGGATCGGCGCACGGAACAGAGGTATTTATCTACAATTGGGGAACAGCCGCAGAACCCTATGCCCAAAGGATCGTGGACCGGATCGGAGAGCTTGGCTACACAAAAAGAGGCGTAAAGACGAACCCCAGTCTTTATGTGTTGCGGCATACGTCAAGTCCGGCACTCCTGGTAGAGTGCTGTTTTTGCGACAATGCAGGGGATGCAAGTAGATATACCGCAGAAAAGATGGCAAATGCTATTGTCGCCGGTGTTACTGGCGGTGCCATGTCTGGTAATGCACCGACAGCAAACAATAAAAATTGGCTGTCAAAAGGTGATACCGGAGTAGAGGTGACCGCATGGCAGAAAACATTAAACACATTCGGTAGCAATGTAAATGCAGACGGCGAATTTGGCCAAGATACAGAGGCACAGACTATCCGCGTACAGCGCCTTGTAGGTGCTGATCCAGATGGGTGTGTGGGAGAAAAGACAAAGGCCGCCGTAAACACGTACCTCAAAAAGAATAACTGGATACAGGTACGTGATGGACGCTGGTGGTATCGCCATTCAGACGGCGGCTATACCAAAAACGCCTGGGAGAAAATCGGCGGAGTATGGTTCCATTTTGACGGCAATGGATGGATGCAGACAGGCTGGCTGCAGGATAATGGGAAATGGTATTATCTCAAAGCCAACGGTGCTATGGTTGCGGATAATCTGGTGCGTACTGGCGGCAAGATCTACTACGTGGATAAGAACGGCAAAATGTGCTTTACGGACAGCTCTGGAGCACTTAAATAG
- a CDS encoding DUF4406 domain-containing protein — protein MKIFISQPMRGRNDDEIKAERAELMAAVREQYEHTEELDTFFDNPEWGALMCLAKSIEALSQADAAVFAPGWENARGCRIEHQCCVDYGVPILSD, from the coding sequence ATGAAGATATTTATTTCGCAGCCCATGAGAGGGCGAAACGACGATGAAATCAAGGCAGAAAGAGCAGAATTGATGGCTGCTGTAAGAGAACAGTATGAACACACAGAGGAGCTAGATACATTTTTTGATAACCCGGAGTGGGGAGCACTTATGTGCTTGGCAAAGAGTATAGAAGCATTAAGCCAGGCTGATGCGGCGGTATTTGCACCAGGATGGGAAAATGCAAGGGGATGCAGGATAGAGCATCAGTGCTGTGTTGATTATGGAGTACCTATTTTATCAGATTAA
- a CDS encoding phage holin family protein, with amino-acid sequence MDLSFLTNYINPVILGICLLVGYVIKTAIPAIKNRYIPLAALAMGTIIAVLINMESGINAEVILGGMISGLASTGLYEMLRNLISKDGKKELEGE; translated from the coding sequence ATGGATTTAAGCTTTTTGACAAACTATATCAACCCGGTGATTTTGGGAATCTGCCTGCTGGTAGGGTATGTGATCAAGACGGCGATACCGGCAATCAAAAACAGGTACATTCCGCTGGCGGCATTGGCAATGGGAACTATAATTGCGGTACTCATAAATATGGAAAGTGGAATTAATGCAGAGGTGATCCTGGGTGGAATGATATCCGGCCTGGCCAGTACAGGCTTATACGAGATGCTGCGGAATTTAATAAGTAAAGATGGCAAAAAGGAGTTAGAGGGCGAGTGA
- a CDS encoding DUF6275 family protein, which translates to MNNEEFLALCKKTVMDYFNEHADKTDRKQITEEDVFIVWSCKTLQNNKALVSTTVSDGMYYEITHNGDKKETYVDAYKKWENFVVR; encoded by the coding sequence ATGAATAATGAAGAATTTTTAGCATTATGCAAGAAAACCGTTATGGATTATTTTAATGAGCACGCTGACAAAACGGATCGAAAACAGATCACCGAAGAGGATGTATTTATTGTGTGGAGCTGTAAAACGTTGCAGAACAATAAAGCCCTGGTAAGCACTACGGTGTCGGATGGCATGTATTACGAGATCACTCACAACGGGGATAAAAAAGAAACGTATGTAGATGCATATAAAAAATGGGAGAACTTTGTTGTACGATAG